One Serinicoccus chungangensis genomic window carries:
- a CDS encoding phosphoglycerate dehydrogenase yields MSQTYPIQTLNAISPIGLQRLDRDVFDIGTDIAQPRGILLRSADLHSVEIPESLYAVARAGAGTNNIPVDAMAARGIPVFNTPGANANAVKELVIAGMLLAARNLYHAADYTRGLVAEQSLGGADLDKQVEAGKKQFAGYELPGRTLGVIGLGAIGVLVANAAQSLGLKVLGYDPAITVERAWQLSPNVEQVTSVEELFARSDMITLHVPLIEATKGLVDAERIATMPAGGVVLNFARGGVVDEAAVLEALDSGHLHAYVNDFPSEAGSVHPKVIALPHLGASTGEAEDNCAVMAADQLSDYLLHGNIRNSVNFPEVVMARTPGTTRLGIFNENKPNMIGQITATLADAGLNVAEFTNKSKGEVAYTLVDVEGEVRDDLKDSILAIEGIIRARKID; encoded by the coding sequence ATGAGCCAGACCTACCCGATCCAGACCCTCAACGCGATCTCCCCCATCGGCCTGCAGCGCCTCGACCGGGACGTCTTCGACATCGGCACCGACATCGCGCAGCCCCGCGGGATCCTGCTGCGCTCCGCGGACCTGCACTCCGTCGAGATCCCCGAGTCGCTCTACGCCGTCGCCCGCGCCGGGGCCGGCACCAACAACATCCCCGTGGACGCCATGGCGGCGCGCGGCATCCCCGTCTTCAACACCCCGGGCGCCAACGCCAACGCGGTCAAGGAGCTCGTCATCGCGGGCATGCTGCTCGCGGCGCGCAACCTCTACCACGCCGCCGACTACACCCGCGGTCTCGTCGCCGAGCAGTCGCTCGGCGGGGCCGACCTGGACAAGCAGGTCGAGGCGGGCAAGAAGCAGTTCGCCGGGTACGAGCTGCCCGGCAGGACGCTAGGGGTCATCGGCCTCGGCGCCATCGGCGTGCTCGTCGCCAACGCGGCGCAGTCGCTGGGCCTCAAGGTGCTCGGCTACGACCCCGCCATCACCGTCGAGCGCGCCTGGCAGCTCTCGCCCAACGTCGAGCAGGTGACCAGCGTCGAGGAGCTGTTCGCGCGCTCGGACATGATCACCCTGCACGTCCCGCTCATCGAGGCGACCAAGGGTCTGGTCGACGCCGAGCGGATCGCGACCATGCCGGCCGGCGGCGTCGTGCTCAACTTCGCCCGCGGCGGGGTCGTGGACGAGGCGGCCGTGCTGGAGGCCCTGGACTCGGGGCACCTGCACGCCTACGTCAACGACTTCCCGAGCGAGGCCGGGTCGGTGCACCCCAAGGTCATCGCGCTGCCCCACCTGGGCGCCTCGACCGGCGAGGCCGAGGACAACTGCGCGGTCATGGCCGCCGACCAGCTCTCGGACTACCTGCTGCACGGCAACATCCGGAACTCGGTGAACTTCCCCGAGGTGGTCATGGCCCGCACCCCCGGCACCACCCGGCTGGGCATCTTCAACGAGAACAAGCCCAACATGATCGGCCAGATCACCGCGACGCTCGCCGACGCCGGGCTCAACGTCGCCGAGTTCACCAACAAGTCGAAGGGCGAGGTGGCCTACACCCTCGTCGACGTGGAGGGCGAGGTCCGCGACGACCTCAAGGACTCGATCCTGGCCATCGAGGGCATCATCCGGGCCCGCAAGATCGACTGA
- the serC gene encoding 3-phosphoserine/phosphohydroxythreonine transaminase, protein MRVFNFSAGPATMPLEVLERAQSELTDWRGSGMSVMEMSHRSAEFVSIAAEAERRMRDLLSVPDDYAVLFLQGGATGQFSAVPLNLASPGAPAAYLNTGSWSAKAIAEGRKYVDVQVLADEKESNYSTVPAPGSVEVPTDAAYLHYTMNETIGGVEFPYVPDAGAVPVVTDASSTILSRPLDVSRFGVVYAGAQKNLGPAGICVVVVRRDLLDRARADVPAALDWKAMADADSMLNTPPTLAWYLVGLVLEWVEQQGGVAEMARRNQAKADLLYGAIEASDFYSNPVQPAARSWMNVPFLVPDGALEKPFVAAAAEAGLSGLAGHRSVGGMRASIYNAMPIEGVQALVDFMTDFEQQNG, encoded by the coding sequence GTGCGAGTCTTCAACTTCTCAGCCGGTCCAGCCACCATGCCGCTCGAGGTGCTCGAGCGCGCCCAGTCCGAGCTCACCGACTGGCGCGGGTCCGGGATGTCCGTCATGGAGATGTCCCACCGCAGCGCCGAGTTCGTCTCCATCGCGGCCGAGGCCGAGCGCCGGATGCGCGACCTCCTGTCGGTCCCCGACGACTACGCGGTGCTCTTCCTCCAGGGAGGGGCGACCGGGCAGTTCTCCGCGGTGCCGCTCAACCTCGCCTCCCCCGGCGCCCCCGCGGCCTACCTCAACACGGGGTCCTGGTCCGCGAAGGCGATCGCCGAGGGCCGCAAGTACGTCGACGTGCAGGTGCTGGCGGACGAGAAGGAGTCGAACTACTCCACGGTGCCGGCGCCGGGGTCGGTCGAGGTCCCCACGGACGCCGCCTACCTGCACTACACGATGAACGAGACGATCGGCGGGGTCGAGTTCCCCTACGTCCCGGACGCCGGTGCGGTGCCGGTCGTCACCGACGCCAGCTCGACGATCCTCTCCCGCCCGCTGGACGTCTCGCGGTTCGGCGTCGTCTACGCGGGGGCGCAGAAGAACCTCGGGCCGGCAGGCATCTGCGTCGTCGTCGTCCGCCGGGACCTGCTGGACCGGGCGCGCGCGGACGTGCCCGCCGCCCTGGACTGGAAGGCCATGGCCGACGCCGACTCCATGCTCAACACGCCGCCGACCCTGGCGTGGTACCTCGTGGGGCTGGTCCTGGAGTGGGTCGAGCAGCAGGGGGGCGTGGCGGAGATGGCGCGCCGCAACCAGGCCAAGGCCGACCTGCTCTACGGCGCCATCGAGGCCTCGGACTTCTACTCCAACCCCGTCCAGCCCGCGGCGCGCTCCTGGATGAACGTGCCCTTCCTCGTGCCCGACGGCGCGCTCGAGAAGCCCTTCGTGGCGGCCGCGGCCGAGGCCGGGCTCTCCGGGCTGGCGGGCCACCGCAGCGTGGGCGGGATGCGCGCGAGCATCTACAACGCCATGCCGATCGAGGGCGTCCAGGCCCTCGTGGACTTCATGACCGACTTCGAGCAGCAGAACGGCTGA